TGCCAGATGTCTCCTGCACCGCAGCCCTGGGCTGATCGCTCGCAGGAATCATTGCGGGGGAGGAGGACATCGAAAGCGGGTCGGGATCTGGAGTCGTCATGATCATCCCAAAGAACGTTCGGCCGGCGTGCACACTCCACGCATCTCCTCCTCTTGCATGGCCGTGATGCTCTCTCGAAGCACCGATTCGATGCTTTCTCCGGAGTGGATGCCCTGCAGCCATCGCATGGCCTGATTGCCTTCTTGTAAAACGGCTGAGAGTGGTTCGAGTTGCTGCTTCAATCCAAGCTCTTCAGCCAGCGGCGTCACGCTGTCGATTAGCTGCTCCAGCCAGTCTCTGCAGGAGCGTTCGCGTCCGTCGCGCCAGTTGTGCAATGTGGCCTCAAGACTGGAACGGGCCGCGGCTCGATCGTTGCTCATACTCAGCTCTTCCAGTTGCTGAAGATTGAGTGCACTGCTTTGCAGGGGGTCGTGCTGTTCGGGCTGTCGCAGCACCTGCTGCACCCGTAGTTCCAGAAGAACGGTCACTGCAATCAGCACCTCTGGGTCGGTGATCAGATCGCAGATCCGCAGCTCAAGACGATTCAGTTGGTGCGGACGGTCCGGTCCGTTCGGTCGCACGGAGGTCCAGAGGTGCCGGACGTTGTGCATGGAACCGGCCTCAATCTGCTGATTGGTCCAGGAGATGAAGTGCTGGTGGTCAAGGAAGAGAGGAACGCGTGCCGGCGTGAGCGGGAACTGGAGCCAACGCTGCGAATGCGCTCCGGTGATCCGGCCGTTGAGGAAGGGTGAACTGGCACTCAAAGACAACAACAGAGCCGCTTCACAGCGCACAAGACGCAGAGCAGCGAACAGTTCAGCTGGATTATCGATCCCCAGATTGATATGGATGCTTGCTGTCACCACTGCTGTGCCGTAGGTGGCTTCGATCAGTGAGTGATAAGGGTTGTCCGGGTCTGAACGCTCAAAACGGTCGGTGTCCCCGAGGCTGAGGGTGCTGCCTGGCAGCAGGGTGAGATCTTGCTCCATCAGCCAGCGACGCAGCTTGCGGCGAGGAGAGAGCAAGGCCTCTGCAATGCCGTCGTAATTGGCCTGCGGATCGGTCACATATTCAAGATTGCGGTGATCTGGCTCCGTCACGAAGCCCTCGAGCTCCCGCTTGGCACGGGCTGCGATGCCGACATTGCGGCCATCGGGTCGGCCGGTGAACAGCTCGACTTCAAAGCCTTTGAGCAACCTGTTCCGGCTCATGCTTCGACGTCCTCGAGACAGGCCAGCGCTGTGAGCATCCCGCGCGCCTTGTTGAGTGTCTCCTGGAACTCTGCTTCTGGCTGGGAATCGGCCACGATTCCTGCTCCAGCCTGCACTTGCAGGGTCCAGCCACCGTGGGATCTTGGTTGTACCACCATGGTGCGGATCGTGATGGCGGTATTGAGTGCTCCGGCCAGGTCCACCGAGCCGTAGACACCGGAGTAGGGACCACGGGCGTCGGGTTCAAGCTCGTGGATCAGCTGCATTGCCCTGATCTTTGGAGCTCCGCTCACAGTCCCTGCCGGGAAGGAGGCCATCAACAGATCCCAGATGTCCTTGCCAGGGGCAAGACGCCCCTCCACTTCGCTCACGATGTGCATGACATGGGAATAACGCTCGATCACCATCAGTTCGCGCACGGAGACCGAACCGGGCGCACAGACCCTGCCCAGGTCATTGCGTCCCAGGTCAACGAGCATCACATGCTCGGCGCGCTCCTTGGGATCGGCCAGCAGGTCGGCTTCGAAGTTCCTGTCTTCAACAGGATTACTGCCTCGGGGCCTCGTACCGGCAATCGGTCGCAGCACCGTCCGGATCCCACCCTGATCCGGTTCCGCTTTCACCATCACCTCGGGACTGGAGCCGATCAGCTGCCAGTCACCGAAGTCGAAAAACGCCATGTAAGGCGAGGGGTTGATCATCCGCAGACTGCGGTACAGATCCAGCGGTGGATGATCGACATCAACGCTTAGCCGCTGACTCACGACGAGCTGGAAGGCATCACCAGCAGCAATGTGATCACGCGCCTGGTCCACCGCCTGGTGGAAATCCTCCTGGGTGCGATTGCTTCGGGTCTCTGGGGTTGCACCTTTGTCTGGTCTCCAGTTGAGAGGTCGCACCGGCGGTAAGGGGGCTGCCATGCGCTCGCGCAGTGAGTTGATGCGCGCCAACGCCCCGTCCCAGGCATCCTCAGGACTTGTGGCTGCATTGCGCTGTCCGCTGAGGTCTCCGTAGGCAACAGCGGTAATCAGGCGTTTCACCTGGTCGAAGATCAGGATGCTGTCCATCAGCATCCACAGCCCATCGGGCGGACCATCGGCGCTCGCGGGATGGACAGGAACGCTGGGCTCGATCCAGCGGATCAGCTCGTATCCCCACATTCCATAGAGCTGGCCCAGCGGAGGCAGCCCCGGCAGCGTTGCAGGCCGGTAAGGCTCCAGACAGCTTTTCAAGCAATCGAAGGGGTTCCCGCTGAAGGTCTCGCGGTGATTGTCTCGCCAGGTCCGCTCCAGCCCATCACGCGCTGCTGACAACGTCCAGACAGGGTCACAGGCCACCACGCTCCAGCGACCGAGGGTTTCGCCACCTTCAACAGATTCCAGCAGCACACCAGGTGGTCGTTGATGTCCGACCTTTAACCACGTGGTCAGCGGGGTCTCGAGATCCGCAGGCCAGCTGCAGGCCACGGGGATCATCGTGGCGCCTGATTGAGCGGCTTCCAGAAAGGCTTTGCGGTCGGGACTGAGCATGAAGAAGTCGTCGAAACCGACCGCCGACCATCATGCCGTTCAACAGAACGACGGGATGGATTTAAGCGAGGAGGGGATCAGGTATCGAACGTGTCGCGGCCACTGAACTTGATCTTGGCAGGATTGGTGTTCTGGCCGATGCGGCGTGGGTTATGGCCCACCATTTCACGACCCTCATTGACTTTTTCGGGGAAGACGCCGTCCTTGGGATGCAGGAATTCAGTGTCGCCACCGGGGTAGATCCGGTAAATCTTGTAGTCCTCGATCCGGGGCTTGAATTTGGTGCGCAGCTGGGTGCCCAGCGCCAGGCACTGTTCCTTACGAGCGAAATACATGATGTTTTCGCCGGTGTTCATCACGGCAGCACCGCCGGTTGGCAGCTCGAAGACCTGATCGGTTTTGCTGCTCCAGGTGATTGCGTATTTCTCTTCTGTTAACGCGGAATTGAGCAGGCCACCGGTGCTTCCGATGTACTGGGGAAGCTGTCCTGTCAAAGGAGTTGATGTCATGGCTGTCCTGAGGAAATCCGCATGCCGATCTGTTTGGAAAGTAGCAAATGATTCGGCTCCGATTTGGTGATCTGACCCGGACCTTCACACCCGTCAACAATGATCGGCGATCGGAAAGAACACCGTCAGCCCGCGGTCCCTGCGCTGGGTGAGGCGTCCGCCAAGTCGTTCAAGCAGTCGACGGGTTGCCGTCTGGCTCAGCTGCAGCCCACCCGTGCTGGTGTTCCAGCTGAGAACGGGACCAAGGTTTTCCTGCGACAAGTCGTTGGCGTCGGCTGCTGTGGTGGAGAGCTGATCAGGTGTTCTC
This genomic window from Synechococcus sp. MIT S9220 contains:
- the gshA gene encoding glutamate--cysteine ligase, which translates into the protein MSRNRLLKGFEVELFTGRPDGRNVGIAARAKRELEGFVTEPDHRNLEYVTDPQANYDGIAEALLSPRRKLRRWLMEQDLTLLPGSTLSLGDTDRFERSDPDNPYHSLIEATYGTAVVTASIHINLGIDNPAELFAALRLVRCEAALLLSLSASSPFLNGRITGAHSQRWLQFPLTPARVPLFLDHQHFISWTNQQIEAGSMHNVRHLWTSVRPNGPDRPHQLNRLELRICDLITDPEVLIAVTVLLELRVQQVLRQPEQHDPLQSSALNLQQLEELSMSNDRAAARSSLEATLHNWRDGRERSCRDWLEQLIDSVTPLAEELGLKQQLEPLSAVLQEGNQAMRWLQGIHSGESIESVLRESITAMQEEEMRGVCTPAERSLG
- a CDS encoding anthranilate synthase component I family protein yields the protein MLSPDRKAFLEAAQSGATMIPVACSWPADLETPLTTWLKVGHQRPPGVLLESVEGGETLGRWSVVACDPVWTLSAARDGLERTWRDNHRETFSGNPFDCLKSCLEPYRPATLPGLPPLGQLYGMWGYELIRWIEPSVPVHPASADGPPDGLWMLMDSILIFDQVKRLITAVAYGDLSGQRNAATSPEDAWDGALARINSLRERMAAPLPPVRPLNWRPDKGATPETRSNRTQEDFHQAVDQARDHIAAGDAFQLVVSQRLSVDVDHPPLDLYRSLRMINPSPYMAFFDFGDWQLIGSSPEVMVKAEPDQGGIRTVLRPIAGTRPRGSNPVEDRNFEADLLADPKERAEHVMLVDLGRNDLGRVCAPGSVSVRELMVIERYSHVMHIVSEVEGRLAPGKDIWDLLMASFPAGTVSGAPKIRAMQLIHELEPDARGPYSGVYGSVDLAGALNTAITIRTMVVQPRSHGGWTLQVQAGAGIVADSQPEAEFQETLNKARGMLTALACLEDVEA
- a CDS encoding photosystem I reaction center subunit II PsaD, coding for MTSTPLTGQLPQYIGSTGGLLNSALTEEKYAITWSSKTDQVFELPTGGAAVMNTGENIMYFARKEQCLALGTQLRTKFKPRIEDYKIYRIYPGGDTEFLHPKDGVFPEKVNEGREMVGHNPRRIGQNTNPAKIKFSGRDTFDT